The genomic segment ttgGACATAAGTTAGTTGTGcttgtcccttttttttttttttgttttattcttcgAGTAGCATattgtctttttcattttgcaGACTGCCCATCATTTTCTTCTAGTAGCATATATACTATTATTTTATGGTGGGAGGTTATTTTTGGACTATATGTTAACCGATGCCAACACATTTTTCCGGTGATAAATTAAATTGGTGACCCTATTTATTGGAACTGAAGATTCATAATCCTCTTTGTCACGACCCTTTCCTTGAACAAAGAGATCCAATCCTCAACCATTGAGGACATGGCCCCAAATCAGTATCTAAGaccaaaataaatctaaaagagAAGAGAGCTTTGGTAGAAAGAAGTCATAGCTTTATATACATTTCATTCACTCATTTCTAATATTTACTTCATCTAACCTAACTAGTTAAAGTTAGATaatgtaaatattataaataatagtgtataaaaaaacacacatatatatatatatatatatatatatatatatatatatatatatatatatattacggATTAAGAAGCATATCAAGGTtcatttggatttttgttttgtttttatatgtaaattataattgtttttatattatctttaatatataCATGTATTTTAAGAGTTTTATCTTATTTCAATAGTTGCAAGCCAATATCTTCTTAGAATTATGgaagaataaaacaattaacatgTCTAACATGTGAGTATTTATAATATCCACAAAAATCAAAGTACAACTacagtttaaaataaaactaaataggtggtgtttatattttataaaatattaagaattggATTGGATAGTCCCACCCCTATTTTGTGTATGTATTCGATAAGAAGAGCAGTAGTTGCAAGGGAACAAAGTCTGTAATTCTCGCATAACTAGAAAACTCAAAGAAGCTGGCTGTACTAGTCAGTCAATGTAATCTAATGTGAAGTAAATGCTTCTACAGACAGACCTTATATTTAAGATTTATATATTCCATCAACAGTTGACCTTGCAATAAGAAGAAAAGACGTCGGCCTTTattattcaatcaaattaaaGCAGGTACATAATATAGCAACCAATTAAAAACGGAGGACagacacatatatatatatatatatatccacggTCTTAAACCTGCCACGCACACTAATAGAGAGCAAATCACAATACCACCTTGAAATAACATAAGACATCATAGGCGTCGTCATAATGAACcgtctttcttcttcttgttttttgtttcttaatagTCTCATATGAACCAGTACTGCAGCATGCACAATAGCTTGAAGAGCAGGGATGTGCTTCCATTAATCAGCTTTTGGGGGGGTGAGAGAATCTTGGGTCTTCCTGAAAAGCTTATGCGCAAGATGCTGTGCAAAGGTGCGTGGAGGGAACAATGGAGGCTCAGCCTCAGTCACAATTTCTGTCAGTGGCTTGAGGATGATTTTCTCCTTCGGCGGCTCGCAAAAAACTGCCCATGAAATCCTTACCTTCTCCTTGTTAACAAGTCCCCTGTGAAGAATACTCTTGTATTTCCCATTGCTCAAGATCTCAACAGTGTCGCCAATGTGCATGATGATTGAGTTGGGGACGCATTTTGCTGTTACCCACTTGCCTTCATAGAAGAGTTGCAGGCCCGGCACCATGTTGTGGAGTATAAAAGTGAGTGCACTTATATCTGTGTGAGCTTCAACCCCTAGAGCTAGTTCTGGTTGAGGGCACCTGGGGTAGTAGTTGATCTTCATTTGGAGTAGTAACTCTTCCATGCCACCAACCTCCTTTTCTAGCCTTCCTTCTTCCAATCCCAGGCCAATTGATAGTGCTGACAGAATTTTGCTCGCTAAACTTCTCAGCAGCCTTGCATATTCACTAGTGACTTTACTGCAAAGTTgtcaattttatgatttatattgtaagtttggagatgagattgaataAACTGCAAGAATTTGACTTGACTATCACAGACTGTGTTTCTTCCATCCTTCAATTTTCCTTATATGACAAATCCTAAAATATAGAAAGAATAGCCAGGTCCGACATGGGGACGAGACTACAAGTTTCGGACATGAACCCATGTAGGATATGGATCTGGAGTCTGAGCAACGTAGAATTAACTAAAAAGGAAGAAGtctcaagaaagaaagaaagcttaCGTATAATCACTAGGTGTCTTAGGCCATACGGAGATGTCACGCTTGTCCTCAGGAAAaatgagatggaaaaaataGTCCTCCCACTCAAGCTGCCCACTGGCATTGTTAGCTAGCTTGCTTCCATACCCTTGAACATTTCCTGAAGCCTGATCATTAGCATACTTCTCTTTTTCCTCAATTGGAAGATCAAAGAAAGCCTGGCCAGCTTTCCTGACACGATCGATTAAATCatcaggaattccatggttgACAAGGTGCATAACACCCCACTCTTTAGCTGCCTTGACTATTTCTTCCCGGCATTTCTCCCGGACCACTTTGTCCTCAGATTCAATTTCCATCAAATCAATGGTTGGAACTTGAGGCCCTTCATTGTTCTTCACTTCTTCGAAAACATTGCCGATGTTATTTAACTCCTCTTGGGGCCGAATATATTCTTTTGGGATTGATTTGATCCCACTGCTTGCCAAACTCTCAACTCGTGGAACTAGCACTGATGAAGTCACCATGACAGCAATAGCACTAATGATGTTTTATGAAACTTGAATTTTGCTTACAAAGCACACAACGAAtacaaaatcttttaaaagaatGCTGCGAGGTTTCAGCAAACGCTCGGCacaattttataagtttatggATGGTGTTCATAGAGACAAACTTAGAGATAGAGACATGAATTGGGCTGGTTAGTCACGTGATGAAACATTTTACCAGACTCGCATGACCAGTGAAAAAAGGTGACTTTAGCATGCAAGATTGGTTGACTGGAGGGTTAGACACGGGGGGGGTTGGGGCGATGCCTATCGAGTACTCTCCTACCGGTCCTCTTCTTGTTTACTTCATTAATTTGCCGTAATGTTTGACAACGTTAACTCTCTCAGTTCCTCACGTGCTAATGGACtttcagatgatttttttttgtgtgattttaCTTCGTGTAGGAAAACTCTCTTTTTCCCCCCCCGGTTAAAGTTCTGAGTTCCAAAATCTTATTCTATTAGATTTGCAAgatgaatatatatagataattgTTAATGGGATGTTTCGATTTCTTCTCAAAAGATTGGCTTGTTTCAATTACTTTCAATGATTTTCATTATAGTTTTTACCAGCCAGTCGTCCCGTGCGATGTCATGTGAcacttttcatatattttttatttaattttgtaataattaatatagatatttataagaaaaaaatatatatttaagcaATATTCTGTATTttattcatgtgtttttttgtttcaataaaatatatctttttttattaacaatgtggtttttttgaataaaaactaaattaaattaaaataaatattcataataaaGAATTCCAATAatttatattcaagaaaaaaagtatctttttaattaaaactctctttgtatattttgtatttctatgttttgaaaaaaaaaacttttttatataggaagtattgttatttcaataaaaagatACCATGATTTATAAAGAAAGTTTCAATATATAAGTAAACAAAATCATGACTCCATGattttctatgaaaaaatatatgagaataattaatttgaaaaaaatatataaaaactaacaataataaatagataatttattattattatcaaatattcATGAGAAATTCTTAAAACAATCTACATATTCGgttcatatataaaattatatctaaagtaattaattattaatattaccatTAAAAGCtccaattttatttgaaaacaacgGCTTAATtggataattgttttaaaataattttaatgattttattcaaaaataattttattctaaaataaaaataaataaagggctATTTAAAATAAGATCAAACGCACATCGAAGAACTGACTAGCACATTTAGCCTTAAGAAAAAAAGCTCAAGTACAcctgatatttttctttttcaaaaacagGGGACCATACATCGTCAgctaaaagtttatttaatagAATTGACAATACATATCCTCCATTAcaacaaattcaattcaattcaccTTAAATCATAATCTTTTTACAATTCACAACCTTCAAGGCTTGAGTTGATTCAATCAACTCTCTCATAGTCTTGAACTATAAAGCAATcaatatttgcttcaaatttgGTATGAACCCATCTCGCAATCTTTTCTCATAGTCTTGAACTATAAAGCAATcaatatttgcttcaaatttgGTATGAACCCATCTCGCAATcaatatttgcttcaaatttgGTATGAACCCATCTCGCAATCTTTCATCCATATGCTTCCTAGTGGGTATATAATGAGGAGCAAACATGGAAAGGTAATGAAAATACCTCTCATACTCTATCACTCATATTCCTTCTTGTTTCGTTGTCAATAACTcttgttcaatttaatcttttgatGATGCCTTAAATAAGGTTTGTTCTTTAAATTTTGTCTTAAAATCATCCTAGGACCATACATCCGTAGCTCGTCAACTACACAGTCTTCCACCAAGAAtacagaaattttaaaaaggtatTACAAGGTGTaacctaattaattattgtCGTTGAAGTGTTTAATTGACTACAATTAGGTTGATTCACATGTTGAAATTAATGTATTGTGaaacctaattaattattgtcgttgttaaagatgagaaattgaaagaatgGAAATTGGGGAAAGGTTGTTAATTTGTGTTATATGTTATGGTGGGTTGGAAATAGGTggattaaattgatataattaaagGGAAATTTGGGGTCTAAATTGTGAATTTGATTATGTGTATAACCGACTatgaatgaagttttttttaaaaggatttgggaatttgagaagaaaaaaaaattatggttcgGTGAACAagcaaaaagaataattaaaaaaaaaattaagattttatggcattaaaagaatttaaaaggtGACTATAATAGGGGTGACATAACCAAAATATAGAAACTCATGATTCAATGAGCAAGTATACTGGTAGATCGCTTTTATTTGTCAACCATGCAAAGCGTTtagtaaaatttttaaattattttttctatcatttttaattgattatttatttgttagacATTTTtacaacttatttattttacaggAACAATAGCTTAGGTGTGAGTCTACTCTGATAAAGTTATATAAGAAAACGCATGTAAGAAAGgcagataagaaaaaaaagagtgaaaaagTTTGTAGATAGTTGAGTTGAGGCATTTgctgtaagtttttttttttaattctagcaatctttttatttttttttttaattataattgacttgttttttttttgttctatagAAAACATGTAACgcaataatatttgaaaaatatggaGAAGACACTTCCATCTATTCTCCTCACGATCCTCAATTATGGTTGAAGATTGAGTAATTGATGGACCcaataaaaaactagtttataaAATACTTATGACATCATCCAAAAAATTGAGGCCGGGCCATATTGCTTCAACTTTAAGCACACAATAATAGTGTCCAAGCCAGTTGACACTGGAATTTGAAACAAGGATCCTAGAACAAGTCAAGAAGCAAGTAGCTAGATTAGACAAGAAATAAAAACCagattagaagaagaaaataggcggAATTGTGAGAAACGATTGGAATAAACGACTTcacattttctttcttctcattTCAGTCTTTTTGGCTCAGGATCCCTCACCCCCACCCCCTCCACCCCCACCTCCACCTCACAACAATgcatttattattgaaaaattattttttaatgaatattgaaattaataaaaatttgatagtcaataaaattaaagtgtttggttttattatgatttttattgttttttaaattaatacctacataattcaaaacaaatactAAACTTCTAACAGAATCACTAACGAATTTTTGATATTTGTTGTTGATTCCATCAGAAATATAGACATCATTTTATCGAAGTGTTACAGAATGGTTTAAAAGTTTTAGACCTTTCCTATAGAATTAGCAATGAACATTTCATTGAAATTAGTTTTTGCTGGTTGAATAGGCGACATgatatttcatcggtaatttatttattaatgaaatgaCTGATGAAAACTGTTcgatgctttttatttttttagtgtcaaTATTCCATTAGAATTACCATTTATTGACGGAAATACTAACAGATATTAAATCCCCGTAAGAACTTTTTTTGGTGACATTTTTCTATCGGAAAATCTATTGCCAATGTAAATAGCTGATGAAATGATGTTTATTCACTGACGGAATATTTCATCAACCCTTTTCAATATTCATTTGAATATTGActattgtttaattttcatattggcatagaaaaaaaaagaagatatttttgTTGTCTGGGAATTGAAGCTGGCAAGTTTAGGGAATTTCTTAAACTAAccctttcaaattttatcatatttatttgactgaaaaagatttattgattttatttttaatttgtttattttttattaactttctGATGATATTGAGATATTTCATaactttcaaaagataaaattaaaaacttgcaTACATTttctattactattactagtaGAAATGGACGGTGGGGGGAATGAAACTATAAGAAAGTTACAATAGCTGATTGTAAGAagtcaaatttttaaaagtgaCATTAACACACCTTGTAAACTTAGTTTcgataaaaaaagtattttaaaataagaagCAACCGAAACTATATTtctaagaataattaaaaacattatttaatttaattattttaaactgCTTCGATAATGTTTCGATGATTTAAATCAAGCATTCATAGTGTTCTTTGACTGATGTTGTGTaaattttccttgttatttcgGTGCGTCAGACATTCAAAAGGAGCAATGAGTAGACGTAATTAATGCGATGTAGATGTTAGATgctaaattttgatattttggatattaattgATCACGTGATGGGAGACCATACCAGATTCATCAGCAGCGGAAGAAGGGTGGTCTCGGACGCAAGATTGGTTTGACTGGAGAGTTCAAGCACGAGACCTAACGGTTCTTCTCTTGTTCACTCTCTGGAGATGCTCTTTTGACACCGTCACCTCTCTCAACCACTCCCGCTACTGGACTTTCAAGtgatcttaactttttttat from the Populus nigra chromosome 1, ddPopNigr1.1, whole genome shotgun sequence genome contains:
- the LOC133677023 gene encoding leucoanthocyanidin dioxygenase-like — its product is MVTSSVLVPRVESLASSGIKSIPKEYIRPQEELNNIGNVFEEVKNNEGPQVPTIDLMEIESEDKVVREKCREEIVKAAKEWGVMHLVNHGIPDDLIDRVRKAGQAFFDLPIEEKEKYANDQASGNVQGYGSKLANNASGQLEWEDYFFHLIFPEDKRDISVWPKTPSDYTKVTSEYARLLRSLASKILSALSIGLGLEEGRLEKEVGGMEELLLQMKINYYPRCPQPELALGVEAHTDISALTFILHNMVPGLQLFYEGKWVTAKCVPNSIIMHIGDTVEILSNGKYKSILHRGLVNKEKVRISWAVFCEPPKEKIILKPLTEIVTEAEPPLFPPRTFAQHLAHKLFRKTQDSLTPPKAD